In one Gemmatimonadaceae bacterium genomic region, the following are encoded:
- a CDS encoding BamA/TamA family outer membrane protein, which produces MRSLSFIGNRAFTDGQLAGLIALTASDVKRRAPVIGSVLGDARCANPGLVAIDRARLVIYYRRRGYPDVQVDTTVQREARLMDVRFTIREGRPTRIDTLRVTGVGLIAERERVLRNLPIARGQAFDLYLLEQSRDTLRRRLSNVGYPFAQVFLATDVLRGEGADSTNRQAVVEFSVRPGPRVTIGDVVVQAVSREGRRQEIPSDVVRGIVGLRRGQRYEQHEVERATRALYLTDAYQQVRIEPRLRDSLTSTRDSATVDMVVNVAERFMHSRTVSAGFGTLDCFRTQLQYTDRNLFSRARRLEVTGRVSKIGTGRPMDYSWADGLCGAVANGNDPYSDELNYYVGATLRPPVGPGGLRIPELTLYSEKRGEFKAYRRTTPIGAIASVTLQAAPRVPVTLAYDLSLGRTEAQPALFCSVLNRCAPEDRDVFTNTRRLGVIGANFTRDRTDDPINPRHGSFTRLAIRHASPVTFSDSAFKFSSAVLDASRFWGLGFGTTLAVRLQLGAVFGSSDRLVPPQERLYAGGPTTVRGFRQNELGPVAYVVSPDTSIATQRFVRRPSPVHADSFYYEVNPSVQPFRVVPVGGNTVAVGNVELRIRSPFLPSLLQWTLFTDVGQTWSRGGSDATLRNSTLRVTPGIGARVFSPIGVIRLDFGYNDYAPRAGAAYFNELPLADGSQALLCVSPGNTILAGESPGVDSDGKPFVRIVQNAYKSCPGSYAPRLNRGVLGPFTFFFAIGQAF; this is translated from the coding sequence GTGCGGTCGCTGTCGTTCATCGGCAACCGGGCGTTCACCGACGGGCAGCTCGCGGGGCTCATCGCCCTCACCGCCTCCGACGTGAAGCGGCGCGCCCCGGTGATCGGCAGCGTGCTCGGTGATGCGCGCTGCGCCAACCCCGGGCTGGTGGCGATCGACCGCGCACGCCTCGTGATCTACTATCGCCGGCGCGGCTATCCCGACGTGCAGGTGGACACGACCGTGCAGCGCGAGGCACGGCTGATGGATGTCCGGTTCACCATCCGCGAGGGCCGACCGACGCGGATCGACACGCTGCGCGTCACCGGTGTGGGGCTGATCGCCGAGCGGGAGCGCGTGTTGCGCAACCTGCCGATCGCGCGCGGGCAGGCATTCGACCTGTACCTGCTGGAGCAGAGCCGCGACACGCTGCGGCGCCGGCTCTCGAACGTGGGGTATCCCTTCGCCCAGGTGTTTCTCGCCACGGACGTGCTCCGCGGCGAGGGCGCGGACTCCACCAACCGGCAGGCGGTGGTGGAGTTCTCGGTGCGCCCGGGGCCGCGGGTGACCATCGGCGACGTGGTCGTGCAGGCGGTGTCGCGCGAGGGGCGGCGCCAGGAGATCCCATCCGACGTGGTGCGGGGCATCGTGGGACTGCGGCGCGGGCAGCGATACGAGCAGCACGAGGTGGAGCGTGCCACGCGTGCGCTCTACCTCACCGATGCCTACCAGCAGGTGCGCATCGAGCCGCGCCTGCGCGACTCCCTCACGTCCACGCGCGACAGCGCGACGGTGGACATGGTGGTGAACGTGGCCGAACGCTTCATGCACAGCCGCACGGTGAGTGCGGGGTTCGGCACGCTCGACTGCTTCCGCACGCAGCTGCAGTACACCGACCGCAACCTCTTCAGCCGCGCCCGCCGGCTCGAGGTCACCGGCCGGGTGAGCAAGATCGGCACCGGCCGCCCGATGGACTACTCGTGGGCCGACGGGCTGTGCGGCGCGGTGGCGAATGGCAACGACCCGTACAGCGACGAGCTCAATTACTACGTGGGGGCGACGCTGCGCCCGCCGGTGGGGCCCGGCGGGCTGCGCATCCCGGAACTGACGCTGTACAGCGAGAAGCGCGGCGAGTTCAAGGCCTACCGCCGCACCACGCCGATCGGTGCCATTGCCAGCGTCACGCTGCAGGCGGCGCCGCGGGTGCCGGTGACGCTGGCCTACGACCTCAGCCTCGGCAGGACCGAGGCGCAGCCGGCGCTCTTCTGCTCGGTGCTCAACCGGTGCGCGCCGGAGGATCGTGACGTCTTCACGAACACCCGTCGCCTCGGCGTGATCGGCGCGAACTTCACGCGCGATCGCACCGACGACCCGATCAACCCGCGCCATGGCTCGTTCACGCGGCTCGCCATCCGGCACGCCTCGCCGGTGACGTTCTCCGACTCGGCGTTCAAGTTCAGCAGCGCCGTGCTCGACGCGAGCCGGTTCTGGGGGCTGGGCTTCGGCACCACGCTGGCGGTGCGGCTGCAGCTCGGCGCCGTCTTCGGGAGCAGCGACCGCCTCGTGCCGCCGCAGGAACGCCTGTATGCCGGCGGCCCCACCACGGTGCGCGGCTTCCGGCAGAACGAGCTGGGCCCGGTGGCCTACGTCGTGAGCCCCGACACCAGCATCGCGACGCAGCGCTTCGTGCGTCGCCCGTCACCCGTCCATGCCGACTCGTTCTACTACGAAGTGAACCCGTCGGTGCAGCCGTTCCGCGTCGTGCCGGTGGGTGGCAACACCGTGGCCGTCGGCAACGTGGAACTGCGGATCCGCAGCCCGTTCCTGCCGTCGCTGCTGCAGTGGACGCTCTTCACGGACGTCGGCCAGACGTGGAGCCGCGGCGGCAGTGATGCCACCCTGCGCAACAGCACGCTCCGCGTCACGCCGGGCATCGGTGCCCGCGTCTTCTCGCCGATCGGCGTGATCCGCCTCGACTTCGGCTACAACGACTACGCGCCACGCGCCGGCGCAGCCTACTTCAACGAGCTGCCGCTTGCGGATGGCTCGCAGGCCCTCCTGTGCGTGAGCCCCGGCAACACGATCCTCGCCGGTGAGAGCCCGGGGGTCGACAGCGACGGCAAGCCGTTCGTGCGGATCGTGCAGAACGCGTACAAGAGCTGTCCCGGGAGCTACGCCCCGCGCCTGAACCGCGGCGTGCTCGGGCCATTCACCTTCTTCTTCGCGATCGGGCAGGCGTTCTGA
- a CDS encoding ABC transporter substrate-binding protein, which yields MPPLRRHVPALIAVIFLAACGGGDSGPPRRAIVDSRDTYDPRSFDPALSTDVPTGRAVGYVFEGLTRFSPDAQVEPALASSWTVSPDGRIWRFTLRQNVKFHDGTAFTARHVVGSFTRVLDPKTRGGRGWPLFPIAGATEFAAGTATAIRGLRIENDSTIEITLTEPFAIFPKLLAMPVASIVPSSVPADFGEKPVGTGPWKLAEWKHDDFVRFVRNETYWGEKPVQDTLVARIIPELSTAVAEFESGNVDLLYIPEAETRQWEQTEEKKGLLQAAPVLRLWYVAMNTTRGPLADARVRRAINHAIDTRAILTQLLGGRGRLAAGVIPPALEGADTLRAPYAHDVAKARALLTEAGFPGGITLRLWCSQDATQSRVAQAIQGYLKEAGITAELVQRESASMREAARKGEADLVLKDWYADYPDAENFLYPLLHSANAGVGGNVSFFRDPAFDSVVTASRRETDLPRRIALYQRADSIAFAQAPMVFLFFYNELYAVQPWLKNWTAPTIFNGQRMIGTRIDRAAP from the coding sequence ATGCCACCACTCAGACGCCACGTACCGGCGCTCATCGCCGTGATCTTCCTGGCGGCCTGCGGCGGCGGCGACTCCGGCCCACCGCGGCGCGCCATCGTCGACAGCCGCGACACGTACGACCCGCGCTCCTTCGATCCCGCCCTGTCCACCGACGTGCCGACCGGGCGCGCCGTCGGGTACGTCTTCGAGGGGCTGACGCGCTTCTCCCCCGACGCGCAGGTGGAACCGGCGCTCGCCTCGTCGTGGACCGTGTCGCCGGATGGCCGCATCTGGCGGTTCACCCTGCGGCAGAACGTGAAGTTCCACGACGGCACGGCATTCACCGCCCGCCACGTGGTCGGCAGCTTCACGCGCGTGCTCGACCCGAAGACCCGCGGCGGGCGCGGGTGGCCGCTCTTCCCGATTGCCGGCGCCACCGAGTTCGCCGCCGGCACGGCGACCGCCATCCGCGGCCTGCGCATCGAGAACGACAGCACCATCGAGATCACGCTCACCGAACCGTTCGCGATCTTCCCGAAGCTGCTGGCGATGCCGGTGGCGTCGATCGTCCCGTCGTCGGTGCCGGCGGACTTCGGCGAGAAGCCGGTCGGCACCGGCCCCTGGAAGCTCGCCGAGTGGAAGCACGACGACTTCGTCCGCTTCGTGCGCAACGAGACCTACTGGGGCGAGAAGCCGGTGCAGGACACGCTCGTCGCCCGCATCATCCCCGAGCTGAGCACCGCGGTCGCCGAGTTCGAGTCGGGCAACGTCGACCTGCTCTACATCCCCGAGGCCGAGACGCGGCAGTGGGAGCAGACGGAGGAGAAGAAGGGGTTGCTCCAGGCCGCGCCGGTCCTGCGACTCTGGTACGTCGCGATGAACACCACCCGGGGCCCGCTGGCCGACGCGCGTGTGCGACGCGCGATCAACCACGCGATCGACACCCGCGCCATCCTCACCCAGCTGCTCGGCGGCCGCGGGCGGCTCGCCGCCGGCGTGATTCCGCCGGCGCTGGAGGGCGCCGACACCCTGCGCGCGCCGTACGCCCACGACGTGGCGAAGGCCCGGGCGCTGCTGACCGAGGCCGGATTCCCGGGCGGCATCACCCTCCGGCTCTGGTGCTCGCAGGACGCCACCCAGTCGCGGGTCGCGCAGGCCATCCAGGGCTACCTCAAGGAGGCCGGCATCACCGCCGAGCTGGTGCAGCGCGAGAGCGCCAGCATGCGCGAGGCCGCGCGCAAGGGTGAGGCCGACCTGGTGCTGAAGGACTGGTATGCCGACTACCCCGATGCCGAGAACTTCCTCTACCCGCTGCTCCACTCGGCGAACGCCGGCGTGGGCGGCAACGTGAGCTTCTTCCGCGATCCGGCGTTCGACTCGGTGGTGACGGCGTCCCGGCGCGAGACCGATCTCCCGCGGCGCATCGCGCTCTACCAGCGGGCCGACAGCATTGCCTTCGCCCAGGCGCCGATGGTCTTCCTGTTCTTCTACAACGAGCTGTACGCCGTGCAGCCCTGGCTGAAGAACTGGACCGCGCCGACGATCTTCAACGGCCAGCGGATGATCGGCACGCGCATCGACCGCGCTGCGCCGTGA
- a CDS encoding ABC transporter permease yields MTFLARRLLLAIPTLAGVLVAVFLLLYVAPGDPVQQMVGERADSVTIARLRAELRLDEPLPVQFASYAGGVLRGDLGRSYITGRPIMQDIRERFPKTAQLALAAMALAIVLGIGIGILAALRPAGAFDKVLMGATYLGISFPVFWVGLLLILLFALTLRWLPPSGYGGGLVLILPALTLGSRSIAYLARVTRSSMLDAMSSDHVRTARAKGLSSGAVVLRHGLRTALIPVVTVLGLDVGSYLTGSILTETVFGWPGLGRYVVNAISRRDLPAIQGTVLFLSVVFVLVNLVTDLAYKRADPRVA; encoded by the coding sequence GTGACCTTCCTCGCACGCCGGCTGCTGCTCGCCATCCCCACGCTCGCCGGCGTGCTGGTTGCAGTGTTCCTGCTGCTGTACGTCGCCCCCGGCGACCCGGTGCAGCAGATGGTCGGCGAGCGCGCCGACAGCGTCACCATCGCGCGGCTCCGCGCGGAGCTCAGGCTCGACGAGCCGCTGCCGGTCCAGTTCGCGAGCTATGCCGGCGGCGTGCTGCGTGGTGACCTCGGCCGCAGCTACATCACCGGCCGCCCCATCATGCAGGACATCCGCGAGCGCTTCCCGAAGACGGCGCAGCTGGCCCTCGCGGCGATGGCGCTGGCCATCGTCCTTGGCATCGGCATCGGGATCCTGGCCGCGCTGCGGCCGGCCGGCGCCTTCGACAAGGTGCTGATGGGCGCCACCTACCTCGGCATCAGCTTCCCGGTGTTCTGGGTCGGCCTGCTCCTCATCCTGCTCTTCGCGCTCACCCTGCGCTGGCTGCCACCCAGCGGCTACGGCGGCGGGCTGGTGCTGATCCTGCCCGCGCTCACGCTCGGGTCACGCAGCATCGCCTACCTCGCCCGTGTCACGCGCTCGAGCATGCTCGACGCCATGTCGAGCGACCACGTCCGCACCGCTCGCGCCAAGGGGCTGTCGAGCGGGGCGGTGGTCCTCCGGCACGGCCTGCGCACCGCACTGATCCCGGTGGTGACCGTGCTCGGGCTCGACGTCGGCAGCTACCTCACCGGCAGCATCCTCACCGAGACCGTGTTCGGATGGCCGGGCCTGGGGCGCTACGTGGTGAACGCGATCTCCCGGCGGGACCTTCCGGCGATCCAGGGAACGGTGCTCTTTCTGAGTGTCGTCTTCGTGCTCGTGAACCTGGTGACCGACCTCGCCTACAAGCGGGCGGATCCGCGCGTGGCGTAG
- a CDS encoding serine/threonine protein kinase → MSEDLAALSRTLGDRYLLEHELGRGGMGTVYLARDRRLDRPVALKVLPPEFASVPELRERFLRETRLAAGFSHPNIVPVFAIEETDDVLAFAMGFVEGEALSARVAREGPLSQRDAVRLMTDVGYALAYAHGRGVVHRDIKPDNIMIERATGRALVMDFGIARAITPVADKPGLTRIGEVVGTPEYMSPEQAAGEAVDGRADLYSLGLVAWFALAGRTAVTGESTQRILVKQLTEVIPPLAGVRTDLPPALSGAVDRCCAKEADDRFPNAEALVEALDAAQLSTPEIPVAIRLLAPELSSSTARAVISVGVLAFGTASLVATQNGNTFAIGVVIAATAVAGTVAALREAGHLRRSGYSIAELQRLLRVTLTERDEERARRATDTVEVRKRRRRVLLAGALLVLQAALLAALFSKAGRDGNIHLKGTPSTLAFFASVLGTTMAIAILSTSPFKRTLTERLFNAVWLGRAGAWLLARFSRGSGKVHIDAPAPVRRTAPTPAASRQAGAQLPSLDGLAADVSALAARVSALESRQR, encoded by the coding sequence ATGAGCGAGGACCTCGCGGCACTGAGCCGGACGCTCGGGGATCGGTACCTGCTCGAGCATGAGCTCGGACGCGGTGGCATGGGGACCGTGTACCTCGCTCGTGATCGCCGGCTCGACCGCCCGGTGGCACTCAAGGTGCTGCCACCCGAGTTCGCGTCCGTGCCGGAGCTGCGCGAGCGGTTCCTCCGCGAGACCCGCCTCGCGGCCGGCTTCTCGCACCCCAACATCGTCCCGGTCTTCGCCATCGAGGAGACCGACGATGTCCTCGCCTTCGCGATGGGGTTCGTCGAGGGGGAGGCGCTCTCGGCGCGTGTCGCACGCGAGGGGCCGTTGTCGCAGCGTGATGCCGTCCGGCTCATGACCGATGTCGGCTACGCCCTCGCATATGCGCATGGGCGCGGCGTCGTGCATCGCGACATCAAGCCGGACAACATCATGATCGAGCGCGCGACCGGCCGCGCGCTGGTCATGGATTTCGGCATCGCGCGCGCGATCACGCCCGTCGCCGACAAGCCGGGCCTCACGCGCATCGGCGAGGTGGTGGGCACGCCGGAGTACATGAGCCCCGAACAGGCGGCGGGCGAGGCGGTGGATGGCCGTGCCGACCTCTACTCGCTGGGCCTGGTGGCCTGGTTCGCGCTCGCCGGCCGCACCGCCGTCACGGGTGAGAGCACGCAGCGCATCCTGGTCAAGCAGCTCACCGAGGTCATCCCGCCGCTGGCTGGCGTGCGCACTGACCTGCCCCCTGCGCTCAGCGGCGCCGTGGATCGCTGCTGCGCGAAGGAGGCTGACGACCGGTTTCCAAACGCCGAGGCGCTGGTCGAGGCACTCGACGCGGCGCAGCTGTCGACGCCCGAGATCCCGGTGGCGATCCGCCTGCTCGCCCCGGAGTTGTCGAGCAGCACGGCACGCGCAGTCATCAGTGTAGGTGTGCTCGCATTCGGCACAGCCTCCCTCGTCGCCACGCAGAATGGCAATACGTTCGCCATTGGTGTCGTGATCGCGGCCACCGCTGTCGCTGGGACGGTGGCCGCGCTGCGCGAGGCCGGTCATCTGCGCAGATCCGGCTACTCCATTGCGGAGCTGCAGCGGCTGTTGCGCGTGACGCTCACCGAGCGCGACGAGGAACGCGCGCGCCGCGCCACCGACACCGTGGAGGTTCGCAAGCGGCGTCGACGCGTGCTGCTCGCCGGGGCATTGCTGGTGTTGCAGGCGGCGCTGCTCGCCGCACTGTTCTCCAAGGCAGGCCGGGACGGCAACATCCATCTGAAGGGCACACCGTCAACGCTCGCCTTCTTCGCAAGCGTGCTCGGCACCACGATGGCGATCGCGATCCTCAGCACCAGCCCGTTCAAGCGCACGCTGACAGAACGACTCTTCAACGCCGTCTGGCTCGGTCGCGCCGGTGCGTGGTTACTGGCGCGATTCTCCCGCGGAAGCGGCAAAGTGCACATCGACGCGCCGGCTCCCGTGCGCCGCACGGCTCCAACGCCCGCAGCGTCACGCCAAGCGGGCGCACAGCTCCCGTCGCTCGACGGTCTCGCGGCCGACGTCTCCGCCCTTGCCGCGCGCGTCAGCGCGCTCGAGTCACGTCAGCGCTGA
- a CDS encoding NAD(P)/FAD-dependent oxidoreductase codes for MTHELRDLTIIGAGPTGLYALFYAGMRGISAQVIDALPQVGGQLAALYPEKMIFDVAGFPHVLAKTLVGGLHDQAAQFGSPLHLNRTVIGLDEVDGHFVLRTTDGDFPTRSVVIAGGIGAFAPRKLPQVATHAWYGRGIDDSVQDPARYTNKRVVIVGGGDSAFDWAQQLRPRALHVTLVHRSDRFRAHQATVDDVLAAAARGDATEVVTFHEIHDVVSSGGEVLTGVVLRGTKDKVLREIQADVVLPMLGFVSDIGALAQWGLNCTKDELCVTPQMETGRAGIYAAGDITTYPGKLKLISVGFGEAATAVNQAVHWIYPEKKVNPGHSSNLAIFGQTAD; via the coding sequence ATGACTCACGAGCTCAGGGACCTCACGATCATCGGCGCCGGCCCGACCGGGCTGTACGCGCTGTTCTATGCCGGCATGCGTGGCATCTCGGCGCAGGTGATCGACGCGCTGCCGCAGGTGGGCGGCCAGCTGGCGGCGCTCTATCCCGAGAAGATGATCTTCGACGTGGCGGGGTTCCCGCACGTGCTGGCGAAGACGCTGGTGGGCGGGCTGCACGACCAGGCGGCGCAGTTCGGGAGCCCGCTGCACCTCAACCGGACCGTGATCGGCCTGGACGAGGTGGATGGGCATTTCGTGCTGCGCACCACCGACGGGGACTTCCCCACGCGCAGCGTGGTGATTGCGGGTGGCATCGGGGCCTTCGCGCCACGCAAGCTGCCGCAGGTGGCCACGCACGCGTGGTACGGGCGCGGCATCGACGACAGCGTGCAGGATCCCGCCCGCTACACGAACAAGCGCGTGGTGATCGTGGGCGGTGGCGACAGTGCCTTCGACTGGGCGCAGCAGCTCCGGCCTCGGGCACTGCACGTCACGCTGGTGCATCGCAGCGACCGGTTCCGCGCGCACCAGGCCACGGTGGACGACGTCCTGGCGGCCGCCGCGCGCGGGGACGCCACCGAGGTGGTCACGTTCCACGAGATCCACGACGTGGTGTCGAGCGGCGGTGAGGTGCTGACCGGGGTGGTCCTGCGCGGCACGAAGGACAAGGTGCTGCGCGAGATCCAGGCTGACGTCGTCCTGCCGATGCTGGGCTTCGTGAGCGACATCGGCGCCCTGGCGCAGTGGGGCCTCAACTGCACGAAGGACGAGCTCTGCGTGACGCCGCAGATGGAGACGGGCCGCGCGGGGATCTATGCGGCGGGCGACATCACGACCTATCCGGGCAAGCTGAAGCTGATCTCGGTCGGCTTCGGTGAGGCCGCGACGGCGGTCAACCAGGCGGTCCACTGGATCTACCCGGAGAAGAAGGTGAATCCGGGGCATTCGTCGAACCTCGCGATCTTCGGGCAGACGGCCGACTAG
- a CDS encoding cob(I)yrinic acid a,c-diamide adenosyltransferase, whose translation MAYKIYTRTGDKGDTGLFGGGRVAKDDPRVEAYGEVDELNASVGMARAVELMPRIDEVLVPVQRDLFGIGAILATPDREKMAEQLRKARIDEERIEELERAIDAGEAELEPLTAFIVPGGTPKAAALHVARTVCRRAERRVVRLQHDADVPELVVIYLNRLSDLLFTLARVANRRAGAGEVTW comes from the coding sequence ATGGCATACAAGATCTACACCCGCACGGGTGACAAGGGCGACACCGGCCTGTTCGGGGGTGGGCGCGTGGCAAAGGACGACCCGCGCGTCGAGGCGTACGGCGAAGTCGACGAGCTCAATGCCTCCGTCGGCATGGCCCGCGCGGTGGAACTCATGCCGCGCATCGACGAGGTGCTCGTGCCGGTCCAGCGCGACCTGTTCGGCATCGGCGCGATCCTCGCCACCCCCGACCGGGAGAAGATGGCGGAGCAGCTCCGGAAGGCGCGCATCGACGAGGAACGCATCGAGGAGCTGGAGCGCGCCATCGACGCCGGCGAGGCAGAGCTCGAGCCGCTGACGGCGTTCATCGTGCCGGGCGGCACCCCCAAGGCGGCGGCCCTGCACGTCGCCCGCACGGTCTGTCGCCGCGCCGAGCGCCGCGTGGTGCGGCTGCAGCACGATGCCGACGTGCCGGAACTGGTGGTGATCTACCTGAACCGCCTCTCCGACCTGCTCTTCACGCTGGCCCGCGTCGCCAACCGTCGCGCCGGTGCCGGCGAAGTGACCTGGTAG
- the aroB gene encoding 3-dehydroquinate synthase, whose amino-acid sequence MTVTTCHTLPYPVHVGYGLLDTLPTLVPALRTAHRIAVISDDVVAPLHAGRLAAALGEDRSLLIALPPGEDQKTRETWAQVTDALLAARFGRDSLLIALGGGVICDLTGFVAATYLRGIPVVHLPTTLLAMVDASIGGKTGVDTPHGKNLVGAFHPPTAVVADLDTLRTLPPMELINGLAEALKHGVIRDAAYFAMIGGIDPADADWQAIVARSVEIKAAVVAADEREGGLRKILNFGHTIGHAVEQLMAFTVPHGACVAFGMLAEARIAVALGLCDPALVRMLQAALGHLGLPVTLPTVLSAEVVVDATSSDKKARGGVVEYALPAACGSMAGAACGYGIPVPRDVAIAALRGA is encoded by the coding sequence GTGACGGTCACCACCTGCCACACGCTGCCGTACCCGGTGCACGTCGGGTACGGACTGCTGGACACGCTGCCGACGCTCGTCCCGGCGCTCCGCACCGCCCACCGCATTGCCGTCATCTCCGACGACGTGGTGGCCCCGCTGCACGCCGGCCGGCTCGCCGCCGCGCTCGGCGAGGATCGCAGCCTGCTCATCGCCCTCCCGCCCGGCGAGGACCAGAAGACCCGCGAGACGTGGGCGCAGGTCACCGACGCCCTGCTCGCGGCGAGGTTCGGCCGCGACAGCCTCCTCATCGCGCTGGGCGGTGGCGTGATCTGCGACCTGACGGGCTTCGTCGCCGCCACCTACCTCCGCGGCATTCCCGTCGTGCACCTGCCCACCACGCTGCTCGCGATGGTCGATGCGTCGATCGGCGGCAAGACCGGTGTGGACACGCCCCACGGCAAGAACCTCGTCGGCGCGTTCCACCCGCCGACGGCGGTGGTGGCCGACCTCGACACGCTGCGCACCCTCCCTCCGATGGAGCTGATCAACGGCCTCGCCGAGGCGCTCAAGCACGGCGTGATCCGCGATGCGGCGTACTTCGCGATGATCGGCGGGATCGATCCCGCCGATGCCGACTGGCAGGCGATCGTCGCGCGGAGCGTGGAGATCAAGGCCGCCGTCGTGGCCGCCGACGAACGCGAAGGCGGGTTGCGGAAGATCCTCAACTTCGGCCACACGATCGGTCACGCCGTGGAGCAGCTCATGGCCTTCACCGTGCCGCACGGCGCCTGCGTGGCCTTCGGCATGCTGGCCGAGGCCCGCATCGCGGTCGCCCTTGGCCTCTGCGACCCCGCGCTCGTGCGGATGCTGCAGGCGGCGCTCGGGCATCTCGGCCTGCCGGTGACGCTGCCCACCGTCCTCAGCGCCGAGGTCGTGGTGGACGCCACCAGCAGCGACAAGAAGGCCCGCGGCGGTGTCGTGGAGTACGCATTGCCCGCAGCGTGCGGGTCGATGGCCGGCGCAGCGTGTGGCTACGGCATTCCGGTGCCGCGCGACGTGGCCATCGCGGCGCTGCGCGGGGCGTGA
- a CDS encoding 3D domain-containing protein: MLELLVGGAAIWFVAHPSPLPTPPPAVAPDALPDESVGGAPGTDSGTGGRPDTVATVAPSRRTGRLQPAVPVPSGHLFRSIEDRARAGERVAVSVTAYCLQGRTRRGNPVRAGIIAVDRALFPLGREVELFFGRRSYGRFLADDTGGAIKGGRIDVWMSDCTAARRFGRRRGYAQLVRKETPAR; the protein is encoded by the coding sequence GTGCTCGAACTGCTGGTCGGCGGCGCGGCGATCTGGTTCGTCGCACACCCGTCTCCGCTGCCCACGCCGCCGCCGGCCGTGGCGCCCGACGCCCTGCCGGACGAAAGCGTCGGCGGGGCACCAGGCACCGACAGCGGAACCGGTGGGCGCCCCGACACGGTGGCGACGGTCGCCCCATCGCGTCGCACGGGCCGGCTGCAGCCTGCGGTGCCAGTGCCCAGCGGCCACCTGTTCCGCAGCATCGAGGATCGTGCGCGCGCCGGCGAGCGCGTGGCCGTGAGTGTGACCGCCTACTGCCTGCAGGGGCGCACGCGGCGCGGCAATCCGGTGCGCGCCGGCATCATCGCGGTGGACCGGGCCCTGTTCCCGCTCGGGCGGGAGGTCGAGCTCTTCTTCGGGCGACGCTCGTACGGCCGGTTTCTGGCCGACGACACCGGCGGCGCGATCAAGGGCGGCCGGATCGACGTCTGGATGTCCGACTGCACCGCCGCGCGCCGCTTCGGTCGCCGTCGCGGGTACGCGCAGCTGGTGCGCAAGGAGACTCCGGCCCGCTGA
- a CDS encoding RNA polymerase sigma factor RpoD/SigA, whose protein sequence is MEKVATQRSRQAARSSSGSTFDQYLADIKRLPLIGSVAEERALARLAQQGDVAAAERLVTANLRFVISYVKKYQGHGLDLAELVAIGNEGLLKAVRKFDPDQGVKFISYAVWWVRQAVLKALAEQTRSIRVPLNQNSALLRMAKAEQILAGKLNREPTDAELGAMINEDAETVRAQRQMTTSETSLDAPVDKSDRDASTLGERFSVSDGRDIEEATDERLMRVFVKDAIQKHLTIRERQILTMYYGLDDAAEPMTLERIGDLLGVTRERIRQIRERAFEKLRESADGSALAGFWQVA, encoded by the coding sequence ATGGAGAAGGTCGCGACTCAGCGCAGCCGTCAGGCAGCCCGGTCCAGCAGTGGAAGCACTTTCGACCAGTACCTCGCCGACATCAAGCGTCTCCCGCTGATCGGCAGTGTGGCAGAGGAGCGGGCACTCGCCCGCCTTGCCCAGCAGGGTGATGTGGCGGCTGCCGAGCGGCTCGTGACGGCCAACCTGCGTTTCGTGATCAGCTACGTGAAGAAGTACCAGGGCCATGGGCTGGACCTGGCCGAGCTGGTTGCCATCGGCAATGAAGGGCTGCTGAAGGCGGTGCGGAAGTTCGATCCGGACCAGGGCGTCAAGTTCATCTCGTACGCCGTCTGGTGGGTGCGCCAGGCCGTCCTGAAGGCGCTCGCCGAGCAGACGCGCAGCATCCGCGTGCCGCTGAACCAGAACTCCGCGCTGCTCCGCATGGCCAAGGCCGAGCAGATCCTTGCCGGCAAGCTCAATCGTGAGCCCACCGATGCCGAGCTGGGCGCGATGATCAACGAGGACGCCGAGACGGTCCGGGCCCAGCGCCAGATGACCACCAGCGAAACCTCGCTCGACGCGCCTGTCGACAAGTCGGACCGCGACGCCAGCACCCTCGGTGAGCGCTTCTCGGTCAGCGACGGCCGCGACATCGAGGAGGCCACCGACGAACGCCTGATGCGCGTGTTCGTGAAGGATGCCATCCAGAAGCACCTCACCATCCGCGAGCGCCAGATCCTCACGATGTACTACGGCCTCGACGATGCCGCCGAGCCGATGACCCTCGAGCGGATCGGTGACCTGCTCGGTGTCACCCGGGAGCGCATCCGGCAGATCCGGGAGCGCGCCTTCGAGAAGCTGCGTGAGAGCGCGGACGGCTCGGCCCTGGCGGGGTTCTGGCAGGTCGCCTGA